A window from Mytilus galloprovincialis chromosome 8, xbMytGall1.hap1.1, whole genome shotgun sequence encodes these proteins:
- the LOC143041868 gene encoding ragulator complex protein LAMTOR1-like isoform X1 → MGCCFSSEDDKDTLTNEPDETTRLINPVQNHSPRSVFSCCCCYGIKTEEPKPAFTEPPQPYHPPPIIQTLPSGPSSEPAIVSHPKGDEHSALERILQKTARDVIDVTNESNLVEQTEYQERTRQYSNRVNMVVGGSSRLKQKPNLPNCVTAPQSVLASKPISLHDIQLITNATEKASRCIKEIKVQHKENLVVPFGVP, encoded by the exons ATGGGATGCTGCTTTAGCAGCGAAGATGATAAAGACACACTG ACTAATGAACCTGATGAAACAACTAGACTTATAAACCCTGTACAAAATCATTCTCCAAGATCTGT TTTTAGTTGTTGCTGTTGTTATGGTATCAAAACAGAAGAACCGAAACCAGCATTTACAGAACCGCCCCAGCCCTATCATCCTCCTCCTATTATACAAACACTACCTAG TGGTCCAAGCAGTGAGCCAGCAATAGTAAGTCATCCAAAAGGAGATGAACATTCAGCGTTAGAAAGAATATTACAGAAAACAGCAAG GGATGTGATAGATGTTACAAATGAGAGTAACTTAGTAGAACAAACAGAATATCAAGAGAGAACTAGACAGTATAG cAACAGAGTTAACATGGTAGTAGGTGGCAGTAGTCGGTTAAAACAGAAACCAAACCTACCTAATTGTGTTACTGCTCCACAGTCAGTGCTAGCCAGTAAACCGATTTCATTACATGATATTCAGTTG ataACTAATGCAACAGAGAAAGCATCTAGATGCATAAAAGAGATTAAGGTTCAGCATAAAGAGAATTTAGTCGTACCGTTTGGTGTTCCATGA
- the LOC143041868 gene encoding ragulator complex protein LAMTOR1-like isoform X2 yields the protein MGCCFSSEDDKDTLTNEPDETTRLINPVQNHSPRSVGPSSEPAIVSHPKGDEHSALERILQKTARDVIDVTNESNLVEQTEYQERTRQYSNRVNMVVGGSSRLKQKPNLPNCVTAPQSVLASKPISLHDIQLITNATEKASRCIKEIKVQHKENLVVPFGVP from the exons ATGGGATGCTGCTTTAGCAGCGAAGATGATAAAGACACACTG ACTAATGAACCTGATGAAACAACTAGACTTATAAACCCTGTACAAAATCATTCTCCAAGATCTGT TGGTCCAAGCAGTGAGCCAGCAATAGTAAGTCATCCAAAAGGAGATGAACATTCAGCGTTAGAAAGAATATTACAGAAAACAGCAAG GGATGTGATAGATGTTACAAATGAGAGTAACTTAGTAGAACAAACAGAATATCAAGAGAGAACTAGACAGTATAG cAACAGAGTTAACATGGTAGTAGGTGGCAGTAGTCGGTTAAAACAGAAACCAAACCTACCTAATTGTGTTACTGCTCCACAGTCAGTGCTAGCCAGTAAACCGATTTCATTACATGATATTCAGTTG ataACTAATGCAACAGAGAAAGCATCTAGATGCATAAAAGAGATTAAGGTTCAGCATAAAGAGAATTTAGTCGTACCGTTTGGTGTTCCATGA